Below is a genomic region from Selenomonas ruminantium subsp. lactilytica TAM6421.
AACTTTCTCGTCCTGCTTCTTCCGGTCTTCCTCTATCTGCTGACGCAGACGCTCACGCTCAGCTTCCTCACGCTGACGGCGCATTTCCAGACCGGCATCATCCCGGGGATTTACCGGTGGAGGTGGCGGCGGTGCTGCCAAAGCAATGGTTCCACCACCCAAGCATAATGCTGCCATCAACATAACGGTCAATTTTCTTTCCCTTGTATCGAACATAAATCCTGCCTCCCGGAAGCTATGGCATGAGCCAAAATGATAAGTTCCAATAAAATGTGTTGTATTTGTATTTAATTCGTCAAATTATAGAAAATTCCTGTTTTATTCTGTCTATTATAGCCGCATGAATTGCATCTGCATAGTATTCATGCCCATGCTCCTCTATATTGTATATCGTAAGAAGTACGGAAAGATTAAGCGACCTGGCGCACGGTCATTCATCTATAAATTCATGTTCTGCCAGCTTCATCCCGCCAGTCTTATAATCTTCCAATTTGCGCTCCAGATAACGGATATTGCTATCAGAATAAAACGGGTCAGGATTAACAGACACTTCAGCTTTTTTTGCTCTTACAGCTCTTACTAAAGTACTTTTGCTTATACCTACAGCCGCAGCGGCTTCCTTATATGATTTCTCACCCTTGAGAATCATATCGACCGCAGCATCCTTCCTGGCTTTGTCTATTGGTGGCCGGCCCTCTCTAAACCCAGCCTTGGTTCTGGCAATGGCTTTCCCTGCCTGTGTCCGTTCCACAATCATATCCCGTTCAAACTCAGCAAAAGCCAGCAGTATGTGAAGCATGAGCCTGCCTTGTGGGCGCTCATCCACCTCCCCCATATTGAGGATACTGACACGAATCCCCTTATCAGTAAGTTCCTTGATAAGATTGGCCCCTTCTGTGGCAGACCTAGCCAACCTGTCCAGCTTGGTAACCATCAGTGTATCGCCGATGTTAAGCCGTGCCAGCAGTGCATCCAGCTGTGGCCGCTCCGTAGTTGTCCCGGTGTATTGTTCCTCTATGACTTCATCACAGCCTCCATCCATAAGCTGCTGCCGTTGTTCTGCAAGACTGTTCCCTTTTACCTGCCCACGGGTAGATACCCGAGCATATCCATAAAACATATGATTCCCCCTTATATGATCAGCATTGACAATGATTTTTCGGCGTTTTGGCATAAAATTTTTCCTAGAGTTGGCCGTTTTTTACTCCCAGAGTTGGCAAAATCTATCTTTATGACTATAAGTTTTGATATATTGTCATAGCCTGATTTTACATTGCTTCTCTATCGGTGTCAATACTTTTAAGTTTTGGTACCAATACTCATAGGTATTATTGTTTTGAAAAAGTATACTTTAATCAC
It encodes:
- a CDS encoding recombinase family protein; translation: MFYGYARVSTRGQVKGNSLAEQRQQLMDGGCDEVIEEQYTGTTTERPQLDALLARLNIGDTLMVTKLDRLARSATEGANLIKELTDKGIRVSILNMGEVDERPQGRLMLHILLAFAEFERDMIVERTQAGKAIARTKAGFREGRPPIDKARKDAAVDMILKGEKSYKEAAAAVGISKSTLVRAVRAKKAEVSVNPDPFYSDSNIRYLERKLEDYKTGGMKLAEHEFIDE